GTAATTCTTGTAACCTTTCCGAAAAGCTGCCCCAATTCGTATTGAGGTCTGCTGACACACCTTTGTGTGTTCCCACTGGCGCTTTGAGCTGAGCCGCCAGTTGATAAGGAAGCCATGCTCTCAGTAAAGAACATGCATCCTTGTTATTGAGGTTATATTGTGAAACCACAGCCTCTAATTTATTAGAAAGGCTTATTGGTGATGCAGAGGTATCAAATTTCCCTAGAATTTGACAAAGGTTTGTGCGATCTTGAATTGTTAGGGGTGCAGTGTTGCTGCCTGAAACATTGACAGAATTTGATctatgtttgcttccctctgtcTGAGGAGTAAAGAGAGATGTACTTTTCCTTGATCTTATTATATCCTCTCCTTCCTCTTCACCAGAGAGAGTGCAAACAGGGACAAATTCACATTTATTGGAATGTTGTACTCCTTCCTGTGGTTTAAGCAACtgaatgcatttttctttttctatcaACTGGGCTTTTACTATTGTCAGCTGCTCATTCAGAGATAAAATGACCTCCTCTTTTTGCCCTTCTTTATTTTCTAATGAGGATAACTGTTGTTCCCTTAGCCTACACATTTCTTCACATTCTTCTAATTTTTCCTCCAATTCATAATTCTGCTCTATTAATCTATCTACTTCATCTTTCAGATCATCACACTCACATCCACCAGAACTAGTAACAGCAACAGAAAGAGATTGACCAAATTTATCTAGCTCTTCCCTAAGCTGCACTCGCTCTGTGTACCACTCTAGTTCTTTTTTCTCAGCAATatctttcattttaaaaagcataCTCAAGATGTtacttattctttctttctttcctttcttgttGGACTGCTTACTTTTTAATGCCTCATTATGATCCacacattgtttaaaaatatcattaaattGGTGCGTCAATGGATCATTTGTACATACTACAAACTTAGCAGAGGCATACTTAGTGATGTAGCTCTGTGCAACCTCCATGCTATAGATATGTTGTACCTACTTTACACACAAAATTCTATGTAACCCTATGGAAGGTAGTATAATACAACCATACAATACAACAACAATGCAGGCCACTAGACTGTTCAATAAAGAAACAAACTTGGTCTCAAACAACCAGTTTCAGAATACCACAactaacatatacagtatcttgcaGAAAATACAACAGTTGTGACTATTCTTCAAATATGACTGACAATACTCCTACACAAAGCAATCCTACTATGGATCCAAGATCCAGGCCAAGAGGGATCTCCTATTGAAGCAGAAGGCTACTTCCCCTTCACATGAGCTAAAGAATTATTCCCTGCTCACTATCTTCTCAGAAATGTCTGGTTTTATCCTATAGATCTAAGAGTACTCCAGCCACCAAGGGTGATCAGCCCTTCACCGCCGGCAACCACTGAACAGCTAGCTAAAAACAGCCTTACTTCAACACATAAAAATACAAGTATATACTTCTACATAAAACATATAACAGCAActgaataaatagaaaatttaaacTATACTCACCAGATATGCGCGTCCGCTCACTGATGTGTTATCCCAGATATCCTAAGGGAACTTCTCAGGTGTGCGTCAGGAACACGAACCAGCGTGGTTGAACACTCACAAGATGGTATCCTTGGGTCTGGTCTGGCCTCTTCTCCCAACTTCTCAGCAGCAAGTAGTTATGCAGATCCCGTTTCCTTACTCGATGGGTTTAGTTGAAAATCCTCAAAtctggggtgccaatatgttagatCCTTTTCCTTGGGTGCTATTAAGAAGCTTTAGGCCGTAAGGTCAATTGACTATTTATTAAGTAAAACGaagtaataacaaaataacaaaataacagagcTTTAGGTATATGAATATAGCCTTCTCTTATAAAGCAGTATTATAGTTGTATTGGCTATGTATATGTTCTATCTATACCTACTACCTACATATTTAGCCACTCTGTGCTCTCCCTTATATACAAAATCACATACATTCAAACCTATTCACATCCAAACTCCACCCCTGCCAAAGGGTAGTCACACCCTAGAGAAAGTCCCAGCCAATCAAGTCGATGTCATATGATAATCCATAGAAACCTCCCAGTTTGTAGTGTCCTGTAGATGGCGGTGTAGGCCAACTAATGGTGTTTAAGATGTCCTGTGGGTGGCAGTGTTGCACAGACAGTGACTTCCATACCTGACATTTGTTCCCAAGGTCTGAAACCTGTTCTGACACCTTGAGGGTGTAATCATCATATCCTTTCATCCTTTGTTGTTGGGATCCTCCCATGACATTCCCTTCCTGGACATTCCCTTTGTAGTTTCATCACGTGGTGCCGAGCCGGGGACTCCTCTTTTGTCCAAGATGGATGATCCTCACTTACACAATAGTGTTAGGAGATAGATATGAAAGCAATCACCTTTTACGACAGGATGGCCTTTGTTCTATCAGTCTTTGCAATAGTGTTAGGGGATAGATATGAAAGCAATCACCTTTTACGACAGGATGGCCTTTGTTCTGTCAGTCTTTGCATCTGTGTTTATAGTGTACACTGCCCTGAGCCCAGAGTCACTGTTAACTCTCTGTTATGGGAAATAAGATATTACAGTCGCCGTatcgccttttttgaagaggacaggaattggagttttggtaagttatttcttaataaagacttgtgattttaaagtatatttttttcttggtgtttGTTTTTCGTTGtaaactaacaatttttttttaaaaaaatgttgatgttactggtcctttaataaatgagccccagggtGGCAGCACACAGGTATTTGCCAAATAACTGACACTTGCAGCTACAAGAAGCAAACTGCCACTTGACTACATGAAATAAACATCTGATGCTAAAGTGAAAGGACCATTCATGCGCCAGAGAACTTCAATAGCTGCTGAGCATCAAAAAACAGCCATTAGGAAATGTAAAGGGTTTCAGACACTTCTTCCAAGATTTGTAAATGGAGCTTGTTATTCACTGAGCCAAGAGCATGGTGAGGGGGCCGTGTGGAATTCAATCCCTGGCACACTTCCCGGCCATGATGAAAGGATGGCATAACTTGCCCTTTGTTGTGTGTGCATCCCAGCAGGTAAAGGGTGCAAAGAGAGCGGGGGGGTGTCTCGGGTGGGTGCCTGCTGTGACGTCACGGCCTTGGCTGCGAGGCTCTAGAGCTGAGCACTGGGAGTGAGAGCAGCGGCGGGAGCATCTGCGGCTCTTCGGCACAGCCAAGGGTAAGTGGGTGATACTGACTGAGGGATTCCAAAGCGAGGGGGTGGGATTAGGGTTGacgggggaggaggaggaggtaaatAGATGCCTGAGGGGAATAGTCACGTACATAAACTCTTTTCTCCCAGTCTCTACCGGCGGCAGCGGAGCATTCATTTAGTGCAATGGGCAGCAGCAGACATTGCTTTGTTGCGGGACTTTGTGAGCAGAGAGCGCTCAGTATAAAGTTACAGCCGGGACTACATGAGCCGTTGTGCTGACCTCGGCGGGACTCACACACATTGAGCTCGGGATTAAAACCGGGGAAGCTGAGGGGTGCTCGCAAACTTCACATGTGGCCTGATTTGTGGAATGTACCATAAATACGGGTCTCTTTGTAGCACTAATCTCTCTCGAGATACTTTACTTCTATGTGCAAGTGTTTGTGTTGGACAGGGCTGGGGGATCCAGGGGAGCAGGGACTAGAGTGAGGCAACAGCTGCCCGGACACTATTGGGGTTACACTGCACTCTATTGTGTCCccttactgggggggggggttggcctaGATGTGGGGGAGCTGAGGAAACTTTTGGCCTTGAATTGAGTGACGCAGCTACTGTAATCCTGGAAATCTTTCACTCCTGTGTTATTGTGCTAGCCATACACTCGCCATAAACTCGCCATACAGTCGCCATACACTCGGCATACAGTCGCCATACACTCGGCAGACAGTCGCCATACAGTCGCCATACAGTTGCCATAAAGTCACCATACACTCGCCATACAGTTGACATACAGTCGCCATACACTCGCCATACAGTCGCCATACAGTTGACATACAGTCGCCATACAGTTGACATACAGTCGCCATACAGTTGACATACAGTCGACATGGGAGAGTTGGTGATGATGTGGAAGGAACCTAGGGTCGCAGCCTTTTCTGGGAAATAATACCAGGCTTATATTTCTTCActgttaaaggtgaacagcctaaCTTTgaaggcacacgctcagattcggggagattagtcgcctaacgacaaattgcctcttcttcagatgACTTATCTCcgtgaaaagccttcccgccgaatagaatctaaattgcctgcaggatggcactcggagtgctttgttttcagaagtcgcccaaatTTTTCTCGTGCCGCAACTTCGGACGATTTCGTAAAACGAAgaactccaagtgccatcccgccggtgatttacattctagccatcgggaggcagttaggggaatctgagcgtgtgccctgacccttagtatgatgtagagcaggagtccccaaccttttttacccatgagccacactcaagtataaaataatggtggagagcaacacaagcatgcaaaaagtttccggggcttccaaataagggctgtgattgggtattggtagcccctatgtggacttgcagccaacaggaggctctgttttgcagtatacacgttttatatgcaactaaagctttaaaggggaaggaaaggttaaaactaagtacagtggtgtgaaaaactatttgcccccttcctgatttcttattcttttgcatgtttgtcacacaaaatgtttctgatcatcaaacacatttaactattagtcaaagataacacaagtaaacacaaaatgcagtttttaaatgaaggtttacgttattaagggagaaaaaaaactccaaatctacatgggcctgtgtgaaaaagtgattgccccccttgttaaaaaataacttaactgtggtttatcacacctgagttcaatttcaaaggttataaagccatttctaaagctttgggactccagcgaaccacagtgagagccattatccacaaatggcaaaaacatggaacagtggtgaaccttcccaggagtggtcggccgaccaaaattaccccaagatcgcagagacaactcatccgagaggccacaaaagaccccaggacaacatctaaacaactgcaggcctcacttgcctcaattaaggtcagtgttcacgactccaccataagaaagagactgggcaaaaacagcctgcatggcagatttccaaggcgcaaaccacttttaagcaaaaagaacattaaggctcgtctcaattttgctaaaaaacatctcaatgattgccaagacttttgggaaaataccttgtggaccgacgagacaaaagttgaactttttggaaggggcgcgtcccgttacatctggcgtaaaagtaacacagcatttcagaaaaagaacatcataccaacagtaaaatatggtggtggtagtgtgatggtctggggttgttttgctgcttcaggacctggaagacttgctgtgatagatggaaccatgaattctactgtctaccaaaaaatcctgaaggagaatgtgcggccatctgtttgtcaactcaagctgaagcgatcttgggtgctgcagcaggacaatgacccaaaacacaccagcaaatccacctctgaatggctgaagaaaaacaaaatgaagactttggagtggcctagtcaaagtcctgacctgaatcctattgagatgttgtggcatgaccttaaaaaggcggttcatgctagaaaaccctcaaataaagctgaattacaacaattctgcaaagatgagtgggccaaaattcctccagagcgctgtaaaagactcgttgcaagttatcgcaaacgcttgattgcagttattgctgctaagggtggcccaaccagttattaagttcagggggcaattactttttcacacaggtttggatttcttttctccctaaataataaaaaccctcatttaaaaactgcattttgtgtttacttgtgttatctttgactaatagttaaatgtgtttgatgatcagaaacattttgtgtgacaaacatgcaaaagaataagaaatcaggaagggggcaaatagtttttcacaccactgtaagccttataagaaaggtccatctaaatacaccagtaagcctccaaagtaatgttgctctgagtcccctgtcaaaagaaacactgcatttctttccgtctattgtgtacacatggacttctgtatcagacttcctgccttcagcttaaacctcattgccctgggcaagagcatgctcagtttgctcctcttcccccaccccctcctttctctactgtaatctgagcccagagcagggagaggctcagccaggaagtgatgtcacaccacattaatactgcagctcctatcctaaacaaacagagagtttctagagctttttacactTATGACCCGACTAACAGTTACGTCACTGctgatgggggcagccattcaaagctgaaaaaggagaaaaggcacaggttacacaacagataagctcttaagtataaaatgggattcttcagaacttagaTGTTATTTACTGTGTGTCTTGTGccttataaactatagttgtgtgtctgaagcaagcacatcagttttaccagttcagggcaactcTACATTACATTGCCATTCCTTTAGAaacgttacttttttttttttttttttgctgttactgttcctttaaaaaacattcaaactttaaataaacccaaatggatTGTCTTGCCACCAACATGTAGCTTAgtacatcaagtacaagggactcatttattattacagaaaaaaaaaaatcttataaatcAACTGTTTGGAACTCcgtagccttcctgtaatttagaaaaaaaaagtttttcacatACTTGTAACTGCTGCATTTGTTATAGGGTGCTTTAAGCCTGCCACAGCCCGATACACCGTGCAAAAGTTTGCATGCAATAGAATAAATGAAAACACACCCGTGTTTCAACAGGGAACAACATCCcttttattgtaaattatattgcGCAAACAGTGTGTGCCATTCACAACTTTCAGGGGGCTCCTGCCTCTCTTTCTCAGGTGCAGAATTACTTACTGCAATTGAGAATATTCTGCGTAAGAGACACCAGACCTGTAAAAAgtttcataaaacatttaaaggagacatataggataagtataatgcactggcacattcttgtttttttttaaatgcaatgtaCAGTTTGGCCATTTTTCAGTCATCCAAAAAAGGTCAATTTAACTTGTAATACACAATACCATGTTTATTATTATAAGgtgactagacattaagcccgttaaattaacgggcgctagaacatatgtagccagagacggtccgtggggcacatgcacagtagcgcaatcccatggacacagggtctggacgcagagacacttgaactttattatataggataggctCCAATGGGAATGCCAGTTGATTTACCATAGATGCTGTTGTCAGAGCATAACACAGCTGATGAACAAATATGAGGTACCTGGACACATATCACCCAAACCAGCTCTGCAACTCAGCCAAAACAGAGACCCTAACATGGGCAGAATGGCAAGAAAATCACTCATCTCCACTAAAGAGGAAGAGGGGGCAGGATCTACCATGAATATAGTAATTTCTCAGCAAAATTTATAGAGTGCAATTTCCTTTAAAACCTGCAACTGACATAAAGAAGACTACCTCAAGGCTGATTCTCATTTAATGATCCCCCTCCAACATTGCTTTGACCCCCTCCAACAATGCTTTGACCCCAGGCCTCCTGAAGGTAAAATTTACATTAAGTGGACAGCCCTAGCACTGTACAGCATAAGGAATAATATATCCCCACATAC
The Xenopus laevis strain J_2021 chromosome 9_10S, Xenopus_laevis_v10.1, whole genome shotgun sequence DNA segment above includes these coding regions:
- the post3.S gene encoding posterior protein-like translates to MEVAQSYITKYASAKFVVCTNDPLTHQFNDIFKQCVDHNEALKSKQSNKKGKKERISNILSMLFKMKDIAEKKELEWYTERVQLREELDKFGQSLSVAVTSSGGCECDDLKDEVDRLIEQNYELEEKLEECEEMCRLREQQLSSLENKEGQKEEVILSLNEQLTIVKAQLIEKEKCIQLLKPQEGVQHSNKCEFVPVCTLSGEEEGEDIIRSRKSTSLFTPQTEGSKHRSNSVNVSGSNTAPLTIQDRTNLCQILGKFDTSASPISLSNKLEAVVSQYNLNNKDACSLLRAWLPYQLAAQLKAPVGTHKGVSADLNTNWGSFSERLQELQRIMGGRDARGTNALENTKLKKGEDPILFCNEYLAMYKATYNCPDMSPDDSAFLYSMSNKCTFIDFSTRVALRNANSYQTFLNILKDWIEEAGQDSKMQRKVFEVIRNEGPKRFNRKCYSCGNTGHFSRDCRVPKKRYHKTENRRPGQFNAASDGNRHTNATLYAPLLQELQKMKVKIVEEPEEYKKPVPNNPYIKQ